GGTGGATTGATTTCAATCTCCCGCTGTCTTACATTCGTTGCCGATTCGTGCCGTTGGAAAGATCGAGATGTCCACAAAACCCATCACCGTCCCCGAGCTTGTGCGCATGAAGGCGGCAGGCAGGCCCATTGCCATGCTGACCGCGTACGATTACTACACGGCGCGTCTGCTGGACACCTGCGGCATCGACGGCATTCTGGTCGGCGATTCGGCCAACATGGTCTTCTATGGCGAGCCGACGACGCTGTCGATTACGATGGATCAGATGATCTATCACACGCGCGCGGTGAGCCGCGCTGTCTCGCATGCGCTGGTGATCGCCGACATGCCGTTCATGTCGTATCAGGTCAACGCCGACGAGGCACTGGACAATGCCGGGCGCTTCCTCAAGGAGGGCGGCGCCGCTGCCGTCAAACTCGAAGGCGGCCTGCCGATCGTGCCGACCATCAAACGCGTAGTGGATGCCGGCATCCCGGTGATGGGGCATATCGGCCTAGTGCCACAGTCGATCCATCGCTTCGGCGGATATGGCCCGCGCGGTAAGACGCCCGAGGAACGCCGGTTCCTCCTCGATTCGGCCGTCGCGCTCGCCGGGGCGGGGTGCTTCTCCATCGTGATCGAGAGTGTCCCGGCCGACCTCGCCGCCGAGATCACCCGCGCCATCCCGATTCCGACCATCGGCATCGGCGCCGGAGTCGGTTGCGACGGGCAAGTCCTCGTCACCAACGACATGCTCGGGCTCTTTGAGGATTTCCACCCCAAGTTCGTCCGTCGCTACGCCGAGCTGGCCGACACCATGCGCGCGGCCTTCGCCGGGTACATCGACGACGTCCGTGAGCGTCGCTTCCCCTCCGCTGATGAGTCTGTCTGACCTTGCCGTCGGTCTCAAGTCCCCCGTCGGACCAGAGCATGTCCTGGCGGACAAGGGGCTTATGCCCCTTGTTTACCCACGGAAGTGTGACAACGCCCGGACGTGGAGAGGTTGTGAAGCCGATCTTGACTGTGTCGGACAGGGCACTCAGATATGAAAACCACACGTTCGATCAGTACCGTCCGCAGTACCGTCACGGCTTGGCGCCGACGCGGACTCACTGTCGGCTTTGTCCCCACGATGGGGGCATTGCACCAGGGTCACCGCGCGCTGATGGCGCGCGCGCGCCGACTCTGTGATCGCACCGTGGTATCGATCTTCGTTAATCCCACCCAATTCGGTCCGCGCGACGACTACAGTGCCTACCCCCGGACCTGGTCGGCCGATCTTGCCGCCTGTCGAAAGGAGAGGGTCGACCTGGTGTTTGCGCCGACAGCAGAAACGATCTACCCGGGGGGCTTTCAAACGACCGTGTCACTCCCGGCGCTGTCGCGACGTTGGGAAGGCGAGGCGCGCCCCAGACACTTCGACGGCGTTGCCACTGTCGTGCTGAAGCTGTTCAACATCCTCCAGCCCGATCTGGCCATCTTCGGCCAGAAGGACTTTCAGCAATCGGTCATCATCCGGCGAATGGTCTCTGACTGCCATCTACCGATCCGAATTGTCGTCGTGCCGACCGTGCGCGAGAGCGATGGTCTTGCCCTCTCCTCACGAAACGTCTATCTTGACGTGGCCAGCCGTACCGACGCGTCTGCGGTCTATGCGGCTCTGCAATGGGCCCGTGCCGAAATCCGGCACGGGACCGCAACGGCGAAACGACTGCGTCGGGAGATGACCGGGCGGATCGAGGCAACCGGCCGATTCGCCGTCGACTATATCGCCTTCTGTGACCCGGAAACACTGGAGCCGAAACGGCGTTTAAAGAGACCGTTGGTGATCCTCATCGCCGCCATTTGCCGCGTGAAGGGACGCGCCAACGGGCGACGGTATATCGACAATACGCTGATTCGCTGACAACACCATCGGCAAACAAGGGGCTTAAGCCCCTTGTCCTCAGCCGGACTGAACCGATCCCATGTTGATCCACGTCCTCCGCGCCAAGATCCACCGCGCCCGCATCACCGCGGCCAACCTCCAGTATGAGGGCTCGATTGCCGTCGGGACCGACCTGTTGGCCGTCTCGACGATCCATGTCCACGAACGCGTCCAAGTCGTCAATCTGAACAACGGCGTCCGCTTTGAGACTTACGTCATTGAAGGCAAGCCGGGAGAAATCACACTCAACGGCCCGGCGGCGCGGCTGGGACTGGTGGGCGACGAGGTCATCATCATCGCCTATGCTCTCATCGATCCCGAAAAAGACAAGGCGATCACACCGCGCATCGTCCAGGTAGACGCCGGTAACCACCCCATGGCATGATTGATCCTTCGCCTTCCTCTGTACCTTGTAGGGGCACGGCGTTCCGTGCCCTCTGACGACAGATGTACGTCGTACCCTCTGAAAACACCGGGACTCCTGCGCCGACGGCCGCTGTCATCCTGGCTGCCGGTCTCGGCAAACGCTTCCCCGCCGATCGCCCCAAGGTCCTCATGCCGTATCGGGGGCGGCCCTTGGTGCATTGGGTCATCGATGCCGCCCGTGGCGCCGGGATGGCCCGCACCCTTGTAGTCATTGGCCATTACGGAGAGATGGTTCAGACGGCCTGCGCCGGGATGCCGGTCGAGTTCATCTGGCAGCATGAGCGTCTCGGTACCGGCCATGCGCTTCTGCAAACCGAGCCGTTACTGGGCCGACACCAAGGACACATCATGGTTCTGCTGGGCGACGCCCCCTGTGTGAGGAGCGCGACGATCACCAATCTGCTGGCTGCACACGTCGACGCCCAGGCTGCCGCCACAATACTGACCGCTGAGGTGGACGATCCCACCGGGTATGGCCGCGTGATCCGCGCACCCGACGGGACCGTCGACCGCATAGTCGAGCATCGCGACGCCGATGCCAGTGTGCGTCAGGTTCGCGAGATCAACTCCGGCGCCATCTGCTTTCGGGCCGACTCGCTCTTCCCGGCTCTGCATCGGATCGGCAATGCCAACCAACAGCGAGAGTATTATCTGACTGACACGATCGCCATCCTCCGTGGCGATGGCCGCCAAGTGAGTGCCTATCTGGCCGGCGATCCTCATGAGGTTCTCGGCGTCAACAGCCCCGAGGAATTGGCGGCTCTGGAACGACTTGCGGAAATCCCGAAGGTGCGGTAAGGTCAGCCTCAAGCGTTCGAGAAACCCGGAGGGACGAAAGAACATAGCCCACGGCGCAAACCGTGCAACTCCTGCGAAGTCCCTTGGACGACAATCCGATATCGCGGGAACGCTGCCCGGACACAGCGGAAGGGATGACAACCACAAGGTCGGAGAGTAGTCCCGAGTTCGACCGCAATGGCTGCCACAACCTGACCCATGTGTCAGAATTCACTTGCTTAAGTTAGGCGTGCCTAATTAACGTCCCCCCGGAGCCGACAATGGCCAGAGATCTCTCATCCAATATGGAAATGTACCTCAAGACGATCCTCCGTCTCGACGCGCAGGAGGATTCCGTGCGCGTCAAGAGCATTGCAGACGCTCTCGGTGTGAAAATGCCCTCGGTCTCGGAGGCCATGAAAGCGCTGCAGGCGGGCGGGCTGGTACGGCATCCGTCGTACGGGTCCGTGCAGTTGACGGCGCGGGGGCGGAAGACTGCTGAGGCAATCAAACGGCGGTTCGATGTTCTGCAGGGTTTTTTTGTCAACGTGCTGCAATTGGATCAGCGGACGGCCGCACGCGACGCGTGTCAGATGGAGCATGTGGCGGGTCCTGAAACGTTGCAGCGCCTCACCGCGTTCCTGGATTTCGTGCAGCATTGCCGCATGGATGTCACGGCAGTGATCAGTCACTTCCGAGAGTACGTCGACCTGCGAACGGCCGGCAGGCGCTGCCATGATTGCGAATTCGCAGCCAATTGCGAACTCGGAGCGAGAAGTTGACCAGACTCACGGTGCACGATGACAAGCTGGGTATCAGACATTGGGCCATCCGAGCGGCGCAAGCGGTCCTTTTTTTCCCGTCAATGTTAGGAGTGCCGAACTTCGGCTGCGATCGGGAGAGACCCATCATAAAGAGAGTAGAAATGTCTCCGGACCAGGTGCCGATGCCCGGACCGATGCGCATCGCTCCGGGCGAGGGGGATACAACAACAGAAGGGAGATCTTCATGCCAAGTGTGAAAGTGACCGTGTTGATCATCGGCCTAGCTTTGCAGGCGGGGATCGCGCTTGCCGAAGGGTCGGGGGCGATCCAAGGACGGATTCTGGACAACAGGAGCGGTGAGCCACTTCCCGGGGTCAGTGTGGTCGTCGTGGGAACCACCCTGGGTGACGCCACCGACGCGCTCGGCACATACCGCATCGTGGGGGTCCCGGCCGGCCGCCGACGGATCGAGGCGGCCATCATTGGCTACCGCTCAGCGCAAGTGGAGGTCGATGTCGTTCCCACGGAGCCCGTGCTGGCTGACTTCCATCTGGAGCAGACCCCGGTGCAGGTGGGCTCGGTCGTCGTGACCGGGACAAGATCGCCCCGCTACATCAAGGATGTGCCGGTGCGAACCGAGGTTCTGACTGGTGAGGCGTTGGAGAATAAGGCCGCTCACAGTCTCTATGAGGCCTTGGACGACGCGCCGGGCATACGGATCGAACAGCAATGCCAGAGCTGCAACTTCTCAATGGTGCGCATGCAGGGCCTGGGGGCGGACCACACTCAGGTTCTGATCGATGGGCAGCCGCTGTACTCCGGATTGGCAAGCATCTACGGTCTGCAGCAGCTCGGAACCGCCGACGTAGATCGCATCGAGATCGTCAAGGGCGCCGGTTCTGCACTCTACGGCAGTGGCGCCATCGCCGGCGGCATCAACATCATTTCCAAGTGCCCCGCAGAGCGGCCCGAGACCAAAGTCGGGATGGAGCTTGGATCTCACAGCACGAATACCTTCGACCTGTTCTCGTCCCAGCGGACGGGCGCAGTCGGTATCGCGGTGTCCGCACAGAAGAACACGGGGAATGTGATCGACGAGACCGGCGATGGCTCATCACGGCGGGAGGTGCGCAGCGCCGACGGTATCTCGGACCGCGTCAAGACCGATGCGACGACCGCCGGCGTGCGGCTGACGGTTGACGGACTCAGGGACACTGACCAGTTGTGGCTCAGTGGACGGATGATGCATGAGTTGAGACTCGGGGGTGTACTGACCGACGATCTCTTCACGAATCCCTTCGGCCCGGGAACCGAACGGATCACCACGGACCGATACGAGACCCAGGCCGGATACCGTTGCCGCCTTGGCCCAGGTCGTGAGCTGGAGGTCTCGGCGGCCTATGCCCATCACGACCGTGACGCGACCAACGACGGGTTCCTGAACGACTACATGGCCGCGCACCAAGATACGATGCCGTCGCTGGAAGAAATGCGGCCGTACCTCGCGTGTGAACATATGTTTGTCGGCAACGTGAGTCTCGGGCAGGCACTACCCAGCGGGCACCGGCTCTTGGTCGGTGCGCAGTACAGCCACGATCGACTCGAAGAGTCGGGCAAGTACGTGGTGGTCGACACGGAAGATCCACTCTACGGCGAATCGTACACCTCCACCAGCCGCAAGCGCGCCGACCAAGTCGGCGTGTATGTGCAGGACGACTGCGAGATAAGCCGCGCGCTGGAATTGGTGGGCGGGGTTCGCTATGACTACCACAACTCACGAGATGCCTTCCGCGGGTCGGGGGGAGTGGCTCCCCACGGCGTCGAACCGGTACGCTACGATGCATCGACACTCAATCCCCGGCTCGCGGTTCGATTCACACCGAGACGATCCGTCACCCTGCGCAGCAGCGTCGGCACCGGATTCCGGGTTCCCTACGGATTCAGCGAGGACCTCCACCTTTGCAGCGGCTCACCACGCGTCTGGAAAGGCGCGGACCTGAAACCGGAGCGGTCGATCAGTTACAGCATCAGCGCAGACTATGACTGCGACCGGCTCTCGGTGGCGGTAAACCTGTTTCATACCGAGCTTCGGAATGCCATCGCGTTCGTCGCCGCCAAGGAAGGTCCGGCCCAACTCGGCTACACCTACGAGTGGAAGAACGTCGGCAACGCATCTGTGCAGGGACTCGAACTGACCACCCGCCTAGCCTTGCGCGACAACCTGATCGTGAGCATCGACGCGGCCTTGAACCACGGCCGCTACGACCATCCGCGCACCGATTGGGTGGGAACAGACTATCAGGACGACAGCCGCTGCATCCCCCGTTTCCCGCAGACCACCGGCGGTATTAAGCTGGACTTCACTCCCGTCGGCTGGGAGTTCGGGATCGAGACTGAGTACCAGGGACGGATGTATATCGAC
This window of the Candidatus Zixiibacteriota bacterium genome carries:
- the panB gene encoding 3-methyl-2-oxobutanoate hydroxymethyltransferase yields the protein MSTKPITVPELVRMKAAGRPIAMLTAYDYYTARLLDTCGIDGILVGDSANMVFYGEPTTLSITMDQMIYHTRAVSRAVSHALVIADMPFMSYQVNADEALDNAGRFLKEGGAAAVKLEGGLPIVPTIKRVVDAGIPVMGHIGLVPQSIHRFGGYGPRGKTPEERRFLLDSAVALAGAGCFSIVIESVPADLAAEITRAIPIPTIGIGAGVGCDGQVLVTNDMLGLFEDFHPKFVRRYAELADTMRAAFAGYIDDVRERRFPSADESV
- the panC gene encoding pantoate--beta-alanine ligase, giving the protein MKTTRSISTVRSTVTAWRRRGLTVGFVPTMGALHQGHRALMARARRLCDRTVVSIFVNPTQFGPRDDYSAYPRTWSADLAACRKERVDLVFAPTAETIYPGGFQTTVSLPALSRRWEGEARPRHFDGVATVVLKLFNILQPDLAIFGQKDFQQSVIIRRMVSDCHLPIRIVVVPTVRESDGLALSSRNVYLDVASRTDASAVYAALQWARAEIRHGTATAKRLRREMTGRIEATGRFAVDYIAFCDPETLEPKRRLKRPLVILIAAICRVKGRANGRRYIDNTLIR
- a CDS encoding TonB-dependent receptor, whose amino-acid sequence is MPSVKVTVLIIGLALQAGIALAEGSGAIQGRILDNRSGEPLPGVSVVVVGTTLGDATDALGTYRIVGVPAGRRRIEAAIIGYRSAQVEVDVVPTEPVLADFHLEQTPVQVGSVVVTGTRSPRYIKDVPVRTEVLTGEALENKAAHSLYEALDDAPGIRIEQQCQSCNFSMVRMQGLGADHTQVLIDGQPLYSGLASIYGLQQLGTADVDRIEIVKGAGSALYGSGAIAGGINIISKCPAERPETKVGMELGSHSTNTFDLFSSQRTGAVGIAVSAQKNTGNVIDETGDGSSRREVRSADGISDRVKTDATTAGVRLTVDGLRDTDQLWLSGRMMHELRLGGVLTDDLFTNPFGPGTERITTDRYETQAGYRCRLGPGRELEVSAAYAHHDRDATNDGFLNDYMAAHQDTMPSLEEMRPYLACEHMFVGNVSLGQALPSGHRLLVGAQYSHDRLEESGKYVVVDTEDPLYGESYTSTSRKRADQVGVYVQDDCEISRALELVGGVRYDYHNSRDAFRGSGGVAPHGVEPVRYDASTLNPRLAVRFTPRRSVTLRSSVGTGFRVPYGFSEDLHLCSGSPRVWKGADLKPERSISYSISADYDCDRLSVAVNLFHTELRNAIAFVAAKEGPAQLGYTYEWKNVGNASVQGLELTTRLALRDNLIVSIDAALNHGRYDHPRTDWVGTDYQDDSRCIPRFPQTTGGIKLDFTPVGWEFGIETEYQGRMYIDYISEEPTQSRIKHTDPFAIVNARVSRTLFQRLMSCVRQIRPKKLMV
- a CDS encoding metal-dependent transcriptional regulator, with the translated sequence MARDLSSNMEMYLKTILRLDAQEDSVRVKSIADALGVKMPSVSEAMKALQAGGLVRHPSYGSVQLTARGRKTAEAIKRRFDVLQGFFVNVLQLDQRTAARDACQMEHVAGPETLQRLTAFLDFVQHCRMDVTAVISHFREYVDLRTAGRRCHDCEFAANCELGARS
- the panD gene encoding aspartate 1-decarboxylase produces the protein MLIHVLRAKIHRARITAANLQYEGSIAVGTDLLAVSTIHVHERVQVVNLNNGVRFETYVIEGKPGEITLNGPAARLGLVGDEVIIIAYALIDPEKDKAITPRIVQVDAGNHPMA
- a CDS encoding NTP transferase domain-containing protein, coding for MYVVPSENTGTPAPTAAVILAAGLGKRFPADRPKVLMPYRGRPLVHWVIDAARGAGMARTLVVIGHYGEMVQTACAGMPVEFIWQHERLGTGHALLQTEPLLGRHQGHIMVLLGDAPCVRSATITNLLAAHVDAQAAATILTAEVDDPTGYGRVIRAPDGTVDRIVEHRDADASVRQVREINSGAICFRADSLFPALHRIGNANQQREYYLTDTIAILRGDGRQVSAYLAGDPHEVLGVNSPEELAALERLAEIPKVR